From a region of the Thiomicrorhabdus sp. genome:
- a CDS encoding urea amidolyase associated protein UAAP2, with product MTKPTFDENRVVYREVVAAGDPWMHEVKAGQYFRIVDLEGNQAVDTLFYNAKDHAERYSATDTIREQGNIYLTTNSVLQSNLCNPMLTIVDDTCGRHDTIGGACSAESNTVRYAIEKRHMHSCRDSFLMALGNMQTEQCGCHSDKTMTKDDLSSNINFFMNVPVSPDGHLDFDDGISAPGRYVEMQAHMDVLVLVSNCPQLNNPCNGYNPTPVEMVIWE from the coding sequence ATGACTAAACCAACTTTTGATGAAAACCGAGTGGTCTATCGTGAAGTGGTAGCGGCTGGTGATCCATGGATGCACGAAGTAAAAGCCGGCCAATATTTTAGAATTGTTGACCTTGAAGGTAACCAAGCGGTTGATACCCTTTTTTATAATGCCAAAGATCACGCGGAACGCTATTCAGCAACCGATACCATTCGTGAACAAGGCAATATTTATTTAACCACTAACAGTGTGTTGCAATCTAACTTGTGTAATCCAATGTTAACCATTGTAGATGACACTTGTGGTCGTCATGATACCATTGGTGGTGCCTGTTCTGCAGAGAGCAACACAGTTCGTTACGCTATTGAAAAACGTCATATGCACTCTTGCCGAGATTCGTTTTTAATGGCTCTAGGAAATATGCAAACAGAACAATGCGGTTGTCATTCAGATAAAACCATGACCAAAGATGACCTATCAAGCAATATTAACTTTTTTATGAATGTGCCAGTTTCACCTGATGGACACCTAGATTTTGATGATGGTATTTCCGCTCCGGGTCGTTATGTAGAGATGCAAGCTCATATGGACGTTTTAGTTTTAGTCTCTAACTGCCCGCAATTAAATAATCCATGTAATGGCTACAACCCAACCCCAGTTGAAATGGTGATTTGGGAATAA
- a CDS encoding ABC transporter ATP-binding protein has product MLKNIHPLANWYTPEIKARNERIKKRPTALTITDLHKTFEHKGKKINVLNSIDFTAYKREFVCVVGPSGCGKSTLARLIAGLETHEVGAIHIDDELVDGPGPDRGMVFQSYSLFPWMTVKQNVMFGLTEGGMSKNQAEAEAFQWIDLVGLEKFTNAYPHQLSGGMKQRVAIIRALANQPKILLMDEPFAALDPQNRLKMQRYLLEIWQNIDITVFFITHDLDEAIYLADRILILEANPGRVSETLSVPLPRPRKEDTLLSPEFLATKEYLEKLVHPPQEEESMEEKLSMVRMVSVNSEVPDIF; this is encoded by the coding sequence ATGTTAAAAAATATTCATCCTTTAGCCAATTGGTATACCCCCGAAATTAAAGCAAGAAACGAGCGTATTAAAAAACGCCCAACGGCTTTAACTATTACAGATTTACACAAAACCTTTGAGCACAAAGGCAAAAAAATCAATGTGCTTAACTCAATTGATTTTACCGCTTACAAACGCGAGTTTGTTTGTGTCGTTGGTCCTTCTGGGTGTGGAAAATCAACGCTTGCTCGATTAATTGCCGGGTTAGAAACACATGAAGTGGGAGCAATTCATATTGATGATGAATTGGTTGATGGTCCAGGTCCTGACAGAGGAATGGTATTTCAAAGTTACTCTTTATTCCCGTGGATGACCGTCAAACAAAATGTCATGTTTGGTTTAACAGAAGGCGGCATGTCTAAAAACCAAGCTGAGGCCGAAGCTTTTCAATGGATTGATTTAGTTGGCCTAGAAAAATTCACCAACGCTTATCCACACCAACTTTCTGGTGGTATGAAACAGCGTGTGGCGATTATTAGAGCTTTAGCAAATCAACCTAAAATTTTATTAATGGATGAACCTTTTGCGGCTCTAGATCCACAAAATCGTTTGAAAATGCAGCGTTACCTTTTAGAGATTTGGCAAAACATTGATATTACGGTTTTCTTTATCACTCACGATTTAGATGAGGCAATTTATTTAGCTGACCGAATTTTAATTCTTGAAGCCAACCCTGGACGAGTATCTGAAACTTTAAGTGTTCCACTGCCTCGCCCAAGAAAAGAAGACACGCTGCTGAGCCCTGAGTTTTTAGCCACCAAAGAATATTTAGAAAAATTAGTGCACCCACCTCAAGAAGAAGAGAGCATGGAAGAAAAACTCAGTATGGTTCGCATGGTTTCAGTTAACTCAGAAGTACCGGATATTTTTTAA
- the uca gene encoding urea carboxylase: MFNKVLIANRGAIATRIIRTLKKMNIQSVVLASDADRASLHVQHADEVIFLPGNAATETYLNVPLILEEAIKLGVQAVHPGYGFLSENTSFAEACEAANIRFIGPEPQHICDFGLKHTARDLAIEANVPLLPGSGLLESLEHAFSEADRIGYPVMLKSTAGGGGIGMQKCDTKAELSEAFEQVARLSQNSFGQSGIFLEKFVVNARHIEIQIFGDGNGNVVSFGERDCSLQRRNQKVVEETPAVGINRNQVAEMEAHAVRLGELVSYKSAGTVEYVYDADTNEYYFLEVNTRLQVEHGITEAVRNVDLVEWMVKVAYEAKLPLSVDQIQPAQGHAIEVRVYAEDPFKNFQPSTGKLTGWVMPDNCRVDTWCDRGIEVSSFYDPMLAKIIVTGNTREEAVNNLQTAMHTAKIDGFETNIAYLGALSHSPEFKDGTQLYTQFLNKFIHTPNTIEVTQPGTHSMLVSYPGRVGYWDIGVPPSGPMDSLSHRLANRCLNNPEDAATIEMTVSGVGLTFDKDTVICITGADIQATIDKQPVPQWQPVRVKAGQQLKSKVIKDIGQRAYLAVLGGFDVPDYMGSKTTFSLGKFGGHGGRLLRTGDVLRLTDIDDNQTLPGLPKQVIPKLTNQYEIAVIYGPQGCPDFFTEQDIEKFFAAEWQVHYNSSRTGIRLIGPKPQWARKDGGEAGLHPSNIHDNPYAIGAIDFTGDMPVILAQDGPSLGGFVCPATIIEAEQWKMGQLRPGNKVRFKAVSIETAELAIAHYEEAIAELNTPTTIELPYLNQSTEQSCIAHETSADEHEFGVKYRRSGDSHVLVEYGKMELYLALRFRIQVLYERLKTNKEAQSWSFLKDLTPGIRSLQVHYDPKQISQNDIIQKLIELEEEISSGQDLTVKSRIVRLPLSWDDPSTKLAIEKYMTTVRPDAPWCPSNIEFIRRINGLDSIEDVKKIVFDAKYLVMGLGDVYLGAPVATPLDPRHRLVTTKYNPARTWTPENAVGIGGAYMCVYGMEGPGGYQFVGRTIQMWNPYHITKNFPVGKPWLLDFFDQIQYYPVSEEELAQARLDFPLGRYDIEIEETELSLNAYQAFLAENTSTIEAFQAQQQGAFEAERLYWEESGLANFEAETAQEEIQNETATEIPEGFEAATSPITGSVWKIQVKPGDNVQEDDTIAILETMKIEIPVLAETSGTVTEILVNEGDLIQTGQTLMVLELEENV; encoded by the coding sequence ATGTTTAATAAAGTGCTCATCGCTAACCGTGGTGCTATTGCGACAAGAATTATTCGTACCCTTAAAAAAATGAATATTCAGTCTGTCGTCTTGGCTTCTGATGCCGACCGTGCATCACTACATGTTCAACATGCCGATGAAGTCATCTTTTTACCTGGCAATGCTGCTACAGAAACTTATTTAAATGTTCCTCTCATTTTAGAAGAAGCCATCAAACTTGGGGTACAAGCTGTACACCCTGGTTATGGTTTTTTAAGTGAAAACACCAGTTTTGCAGAAGCGTGTGAAGCCGCTAATATCCGTTTTATTGGTCCCGAGCCACAACACATTTGCGACTTTGGCTTAAAACATACTGCAAGAGATTTAGCGATTGAAGCAAATGTACCGCTACTGCCTGGTTCTGGATTGCTTGAATCTTTAGAACATGCCTTTTCTGAAGCTGATCGCATTGGCTACCCTGTCATGTTAAAAAGCACCGCTGGCGGCGGCGGGATTGGTATGCAAAAATGCGATACTAAAGCAGAGCTGTCTGAAGCCTTTGAACAAGTTGCCCGTTTAAGCCAAAACTCATTTGGACAAAGTGGCATCTTTTTAGAAAAGTTTGTGGTGAATGCTCGTCATATCGAAATTCAAATCTTTGGTGATGGTAACGGCAATGTTGTCTCTTTTGGTGAACGTGATTGCTCTTTACAACGCCGTAACCAAAAAGTAGTTGAAGAAACCCCTGCCGTTGGTATCAACCGCAATCAAGTTGCTGAGATGGAAGCTCATGCGGTTCGTTTAGGTGAATTAGTTAGTTACAAATCAGCTGGAACGGTCGAATATGTTTACGATGCCGACACCAATGAATATTACTTTTTAGAAGTGAACACCCGTTTACAAGTTGAACATGGTATTACCGAAGCGGTTAGAAATGTTGATTTAGTAGAGTGGATGGTTAAAGTCGCTTATGAAGCCAAACTGCCTCTTTCAGTAGATCAAATTCAGCCAGCTCAAGGCCATGCGATTGAAGTACGCGTCTATGCCGAAGACCCATTTAAAAACTTTCAACCAAGCACTGGTAAATTAACAGGCTGGGTTATGCCAGATAACTGCCGAGTCGATACTTGGTGTGATCGTGGCATTGAAGTCAGTTCTTTTTATGATCCAATGCTGGCTAAAATCATTGTGACAGGTAACACTCGTGAAGAGGCGGTTAACAATTTACAGACCGCAATGCACACCGCAAAAATTGATGGTTTTGAAACAAACATTGCCTATTTAGGTGCTCTAAGCCATTCACCTGAATTTAAAGATGGCACCCAACTCTATACTCAATTTTTAAATAAGTTTATTCACACCCCTAACACCATTGAAGTCACCCAGCCTGGTACCCATTCAATGTTAGTTAGCTACCCTGGCCGTGTGGGCTACTGGGATATTGGTGTGCCACCTTCCGGGCCAATGGATTCTTTATCACACCGTTTAGCTAACCGCTGTTTAAATAACCCAGAAGATGCAGCAACCATAGAGATGACCGTATCGGGAGTGGGACTCACCTTTGATAAAGATACCGTAATTTGTATCACTGGTGCAGACATACAGGCAACCATTGATAAACAACCCGTACCGCAATGGCAACCAGTGCGAGTTAAAGCAGGCCAACAATTAAAATCTAAAGTCATTAAAGACATTGGACAACGTGCATATTTAGCAGTGCTTGGTGGCTTTGACGTACCTGATTATATGGGCAGTAAAACCACATTTTCACTAGGTAAGTTTGGTGGTCATGGCGGACGTTTATTGCGAACAGGTGATGTATTACGTCTAACTGATATTGACGATAATCAAACATTACCAGGCCTGCCAAAACAGGTTATTCCAAAACTAACTAATCAGTATGAAATTGCAGTCATATACGGTCCACAAGGTTGCCCTGATTTCTTTACTGAACAAGATATTGAAAAATTCTTTGCTGCAGAATGGCAAGTGCATTACAACTCAAGCCGTACAGGTATCCGTTTAATTGGACCAAAACCGCAGTGGGCTCGTAAAGATGGAGGTGAAGCTGGACTACACCCTTCTAATATTCACGACAACCCTTATGCGATTGGAGCAATCGACTTTACTGGTGATATGCCGGTTATCTTGGCACAAGATGGCCCAAGTTTAGGCGGTTTTGTTTGCCCTGCCACCATTATTGAAGCCGAGCAATGGAAAATGGGACAACTTCGTCCCGGTAATAAGGTACGTTTTAAAGCCGTATCAATTGAAACCGCTGAATTGGCTATTGCCCATTATGAAGAAGCGATTGCGGAATTAAATACCCCAACAACAATTGAATTGCCTTATCTCAATCAATCCACCGAGCAGTCTTGTATTGCCCATGAAACCTCAGCGGACGAACACGAATTTGGTGTTAAGTATCGCCGTTCTGGTGATAGTCATGTGTTAGTTGAATACGGCAAAATGGAGTTATATTTAGCTCTGCGTTTCCGTATTCAGGTGTTATATGAACGTTTAAAAACCAATAAAGAAGCACAGTCTTGGTCATTTTTAAAAGACTTAACGCCAGGTATTCGCTCTTTGCAGGTTCATTATGACCCTAAACAGATCAGTCAAAATGACATTATTCAAAAGCTGATTGAGTTAGAAGAAGAGATTTCCTCAGGTCAAGACCTGACCGTTAAAAGCCGAATTGTGCGTTTACCACTCTCTTGGGATGATCCGAGTACCAAGTTAGCCATCGAAAAGTACATGACAACGGTTCGTCCTGACGCTCCTTGGTGTCCAAGTAACATTGAGTTTATTCGTCGTATAAATGGCTTAGATAGCATTGAAGATGTTAAAAAAATTGTTTTTGATGCCAAATACTTAGTCATGGGATTGGGCGATGTTTACCTGGGCGCACCTGTGGCTACCCCGCTTGACCCTCGTCATCGTTTAGTGACCACTAAATACAACCCTGCGAGAACCTGGACACCAGAGAATGCAGTAGGAATTGGTGGAGCCTATATGTGTGTTTATGGAATGGAAGGCCCAGGTGGTTACCAGTTTGTGGGTAGAACCATTCAAATGTGGAACCCTTATCACATAACTAAAAACTTCCCTGTTGGTAAACCTTGGTTATTAGACTTTTTTGACCAAATTCAATACTACCCTGTTTCAGAAGAAGAGTTGGCTCAAGCCCGTTTAGATTTCCCTCTAGGGCGTTATGACATTGAGATTGAAGAAACTGAGTTGTCTTTAAATGCATACCAAGCATTTTTAGCGGAAAATACATCCACTATTGAAGCATTTCAAGCTCAACAACAAGGTGCTTTTGAAGCCGAACGACTTTATTGGGAAGAATCGGGCCTGGCAAATTTTGAAGCCGAAACCGCTCAAGAAGAGATTCAAAACGAAACCGCCACTGAAATTCCAGAAGGCTTTGAAGCTGCTACTTCGCCGATTACAGGTAGTGTCTGGAAAATACAGGTTAAACCTGGCGATAACGTTCAAGAAGACGACACTATTGCCATTTTAGAAACCATGAAAATAGAAATACCTGTTTTAGCCGAAACCTCTGGTACTGTCACTGAAATTTTAGTGAATGAAGGTGATCTTATTCAAACGGGACAAACCTTGATGGTTCTAGAACTCGAGGAGAATGTTTAA
- a CDS encoding urea amidolyase associated protein UAAP1, with product MTDTSQASEFKPEYNGFIWQENLPGGAHWSGVIRRGTVLRLTDIEGNANVAMLINNIEVKNERYNMPDTLKAQKTAFLTTPNMCFSDMGRVMCSIIADSCGWHDTIGGLSNAAMVHKKYGDKPYQEAHNGYFKNGYDSLINELGKWGLNASDVMPNINWFSKVRVEDNGSMTFIANNSKAGDYVDLRFEMDCIVSLSTAQHPMDTNPEYNPQPIQLTVFKALPVKEDDACRLHRAENQRAYYNTKVYYGENPND from the coding sequence ATGACTGACACAAGCCAAGCCAGCGAATTTAAGCCTGAATACAACGGCTTTATCTGGCAAGAAAACCTACCAGGTGGTGCACACTGGTCTGGTGTAATTCGTCGCGGTACGGTTTTACGTTTAACCGATATTGAAGGCAATGCTAACGTTGCCATGCTAATTAATAACATAGAAGTAAAAAACGAACGCTATAACATGCCTGACACTCTTAAGGCCCAAAAAACCGCATTTTTGACGACACCTAATATGTGTTTTAGTGATATGGGCAGAGTCATGTGCTCAATCATTGCAGACTCTTGTGGTTGGCACGACACTATTGGCGGCCTATCTAACGCTGCAATGGTACATAAAAAATATGGCGATAAACCTTATCAAGAAGCACATAACGGCTATTTTAAAAACGGTTATGACAGCTTAATCAATGAACTCGGTAAATGGGGCTTAAATGCCAGCGATGTTATGCCAAATATTAACTGGTTTAGCAAAGTACGAGTAGAAGACAATGGCTCGATGACCTTTATTGCTAACAACTCTAAAGCGGGCGATTATGTTGACCTACGTTTTGAAATGGACTGTATCGTAAGTTTATCTACTGCACAACACCCTATGGACACTAATCCTGAATACAATCCACAACCGATTCAATTAACTGTGTTTAAAGCCCTTCCGGTTAAAGAAGATGATGCTTGTCGCTTACATCGAGCAGAGAACCAACGTGCCTACTACAACACCAAAGTTTATTATGGAGAGAACCCAAATGACTAA
- a CDS encoding biotin--[acetyl-CoA-carboxylase] ligase, whose translation MTKGLTLPSNYTTIQLDTVGSTNQFLKDYVSEQQSLDPIVCITQKQTAGYGQQKRSWQTNQESAIFSIAYPLNSQDKMTGLVSLHIARLIHQCLIELTGDTLFLKWPNDIYNQQGKVAGILIEQVIKKEYRCLIIGVGINRNHTNLIDSASSVSDFKTEELIESFFEKINLPGLVKFSIVELLDYWKTHDLFSINQAIQLITAEDIHSAQAGFYQGITPQGEALIKLNQKIQSLTSGQTSIRKQS comes from the coding sequence ATGACTAAAGGATTAACTTTGCCCTCTAACTACACCACTATTCAACTAGACACCGTTGGCTCAACAAATCAGTTTTTAAAAGATTATGTTTCGGAGCAACAGAGCCTAGATCCAATAGTCTGTATTACCCAAAAACAAACGGCAGGTTATGGTCAGCAAAAACGTAGTTGGCAAACCAATCAAGAGTCGGCGATTTTTTCAATCGCTTATCCGCTTAACTCACAAGATAAAATGACAGGCCTGGTAAGTTTACATATTGCTCGCCTTATTCATCAATGCCTCATTGAACTTACTGGGGATACTTTGTTTCTAAAATGGCCAAATGACATATACAACCAACAGGGTAAAGTCGCTGGCATCTTAATTGAGCAAGTCATTAAAAAAGAGTACCGATGCTTAATTATTGGTGTGGGTATTAACCGTAATCACACTAATTTAATAGATTCCGCCAGTAGCGTGAGTGACTTTAAAACAGAAGAGTTAATTGAGTCTTTTTTTGAAAAAATTAATTTACCAGGCCTGGTAAAGTTCTCAATTGTTGAGCTTTTAGACTATTGGAAAACTCATGACCTGTTTTCTATTAATCAAGCGATTCAGTTGATTACTGCTGAAGACATACATTCAGCACAAGCAGGATTTTATCAGGGCATTACTCCACAAGGTGAAGCTTTGATTAAACTCAATCAAAAAATACAAAGCCTAACCTCAGGGCAAACCTCAATTCGTAAACAATCTTAA
- a CDS encoding MFS transporter: MSELNKQYDKQQNLSESLPKSLLFNYGAMGFPLAMLGIPVYLYLPQYYADEFGLSLSVIGFALLAARMFDVITDPFIGLLSDRYHHQFSRSKQVLTGLVILLFALYALFFPLVTSPSFGYLFLLSFLTYQAWTFIQVPYQTMVAEISIQPLHKTQLTSAREGMSILGVLFILIVPFALGLPTNHPEFYRFFMLSAAITLILAGLVLFKINWLPSLIPNLETAINTQNLTKPISHASFKSISKKLWLHNRNVFSVMPAYFLNNLANALPATLFVFFVSDYLRLEQYTGLFLLIYFLAGLLALPLWIKISKKIGKEKTWQLSMLLASLFFCLVFWLEPGDIWFFGVISVLTGLSLGIDLAIPASIQADITQQIKRTKDIQEVKGFIFGIWSMLTKLALAVAVGLSLPVLDFFKTNPEHFQNGILLLYAAIPIVLKMLSILFVKPHHTR; this comes from the coding sequence ATGTCTGAATTAAATAAACAATACGATAAGCAGCAGAATTTAAGCGAATCCTTACCTAAAAGTCTGTTGTTTAATTATGGGGCGATGGGATTTCCATTGGCTATGCTCGGGATACCCGTTTATCTCTATTTACCGCAATACTATGCCGATGAATTTGGTCTATCACTAAGTGTCATTGGTTTTGCCCTATTAGCAGCCCGTATGTTTGATGTTATTACTGATCCATTTATTGGTTTATTAAGTGATCGATATCATCATCAATTTTCTAGGAGCAAACAAGTTTTAACAGGCCTGGTCATACTACTATTTGCCCTGTATGCTCTGTTTTTTCCGTTAGTTACCTCACCTAGCTTTGGTTATCTGTTTTTATTGAGTTTTTTAACCTACCAGGCCTGGACATTTATTCAAGTTCCCTACCAAACAATGGTGGCAGAAATAAGTATTCAACCACTGCATAAAACCCAGCTCACCTCTGCCAGAGAAGGCATGTCTATATTAGGTGTATTGTTTATATTAATCGTCCCTTTTGCCTTGGGATTACCGACTAATCATCCAGAGTTTTATCGTTTCTTTATGCTTAGTGCTGCCATCACTTTGATTTTAGCAGGCCTGGTACTGTTTAAAATTAACTGGTTACCAAGCTTAATTCCAAATTTAGAAACTGCAATAAACACCCAGAATTTAACAAAACCTATTAGTCACGCTTCTTTTAAATCTATTAGCAAAAAACTCTGGTTACATAATCGCAATGTCTTTTCAGTCATGCCTGCTTATTTTTTAAACAACCTCGCTAACGCTTTACCTGCCACGCTATTTGTATTTTTTGTTAGTGATTATTTAAGGTTAGAGCAATACACGGGACTATTTTTGCTGATTTACTTTTTAGCAGGCCTGCTCGCATTACCTTTGTGGATTAAAATTTCGAAAAAAATAGGCAAAGAAAAAACCTGGCAACTTTCTATGTTGCTAGCCAGCTTGTTTTTTTGTTTAGTTTTTTGGCTTGAACCGGGCGATATTTGGTTTTTTGGAGTGATTAGCGTGTTAACGGGTTTAAGTTTAGGCATTGATTTAGCCATACCCGCCTCTATTCAAGCAGATATCACACAGCAGATTAAACGCACAAAAGACATACAAGAAGTAAAAGGATTTATTTTTGGAATTTGGAGCATGTTAACCAAACTCGCATTAGCAGTTGCAGTTGGTTTATCTCTGCCTGTTTTGGATTTTTTTAAAACCAATCCGGAACATTTTCAAAACGGTATTTTACTGCTGTATGCCGCCATTCCTATTGTTCTGAAAATGCTCTCGATTCTATTTGTAAAACCACATCATACAAGGTGA
- a CDS encoding CopG family ribbon-helix-helix protein, producing MTQHTNKLIRTSASLPESVIKDLDNLMKARGFNNRSALLADIIRKEAASFSQNYTNEIMAGTFTMVYDHSVPGLQQKLNHLKHQYVAEIISSTQIQLMDQHTLEVNLMQGAAQDLKKISDEMMANRGVKNANLYLTQSALPPIYSTDKSTGEVK from the coding sequence ATGACTCAACATACCAACAAATTAATTAGAACCAGCGCCTCTTTGCCTGAAAGCGTTATTAAAGACTTAGACAACCTTATGAAGGCTCGTGGTTTTAATAATCGCTCTGCTTTATTGGCAGACATTATTCGTAAAGAAGCAGCGTCTTTTAGCCAAAACTATACCAATGAAATTATGGCAGGCACCTTTACTATGGTGTACGACCATTCGGTACCAGGCCTGCAACAAAAGCTAAACCACCTTAAACACCAGTATGTGGCTGAGATTATCTCCAGCACACAAATACAGTTAATGGATCAACACACTTTAGAGGTCAACCTAATGCAAGGTGCGGCTCAAGATTTAAAAAAAATCAGTGATGAAATGATGGCAAATCGCGGTGTAAAAAATGCCAACCTTTACCTAACCCAATCTGCCCTACCACCCATTTATAGCACTGACAAAAGTACAGGAGAAGTCAAATGA
- a CDS encoding ABC transporter permease, whose translation MKMLKSWTTPRTPVDKKSARLLTFASFAIPILLWCLVSYVPFIWHPQVEITQPGGVSYFREGTLIDKDVFQKEIEKKIEQNPQIDMASLPQGTPANPVYLPAPHEVATALYTAFTTPPRRNGEPWLHESLWHSIQVISWGFFWAMLFGVPLGIFAGTYNAASHLIEPFTEFFRYLPAPAFGALAVAILGIYDAPKIAIIFIGTFFQMVLIVATTTRKLNMALIEASLTLGCKGFSMIRRVVLPGILPDLYRDMRILLGWAWTYLIVAELIGTSSGITWFITQQARYKNFDNVFAAILILGLLGLITDMVLAQLGKRLFPWHTDK comes from the coding sequence ATGAAAATGTTAAAAAGTTGGACAACACCAAGAACCCCCGTAGATAAAAAATCGGCAAGACTATTAACTTTTGCCAGTTTTGCTATCCCCATTCTCTTGTGGTGTTTAGTCAGTTATGTGCCTTTTATTTGGCATCCACAGGTAGAAATAACCCAGCCAGGTGGGGTAAGTTATTTTCGCGAAGGTACCTTAATAGACAAAGACGTCTTTCAAAAAGAGATTGAAAAAAAGATTGAACAAAATCCACAAATTGATATGGCTTCCCTTCCACAGGGCACACCAGCTAACCCTGTATATTTGCCTGCACCTCATGAAGTAGCAACCGCTTTATACACTGCCTTTACCACACCACCAAGACGAAATGGCGAACCTTGGTTACATGAAAGCCTATGGCACTCAATTCAAGTCATTTCTTGGGGCTTCTTTTGGGCCATGTTATTTGGTGTGCCGCTTGGGATTTTTGCAGGCACGTACAATGCTGCCTCACACCTTATTGAGCCCTTTACCGAATTCTTTAGATATTTACCTGCTCCCGCATTTGGTGCTTTAGCCGTTGCCATTTTAGGTATTTATGACGCACCCAAAATTGCCATTATTTTTATCGGTACCTTTTTTCAAATGGTATTGATTGTGGCAACCACCACTCGCAAACTTAATATGGCATTAATTGAAGCTTCATTAACCTTAGGTTGCAAAGGCTTTAGCATGATTCGCCGAGTAGTTTTACCTGGCATTTTGCCTGATCTTTACCGAGATATGCGCATTCTATTAGGCTGGGCATGGACCTACCTAATTGTGGCAGAGTTGATTGGAACAAGCTCAGGGATCACTTGGTTTATTACTCAACAAGCACGATACAAAAACTTTGATAACGTGTTTGCGGCCATTCTAATTTTAGGCTTACTTGGTCTTATCACGGATATGGTTCTTGCCCAACTTGGCAAGCGTTTATTCCCTTGGCATACAGATAAATAG
- a CDS encoding Glu/Leu/Phe/Val dehydrogenase, with protein sequence MFELAKQRLESVFKYIEVDEEVMDRLSVAKRSIMASIPVRMDDGSLKIFTGYRVQYDDTRGPTKGGIRYHPRVNLDEVTSLSFWMTVKCAVAGLPFGGAKGGVMVNPKELSKLELERLSRGYIRAFADVLGESRDIPAPDVYTNSTIMGWMADEFSIISRRQVPAMITGKPIHLGGSQGRDSATGQGALHALNEYARRKGCKPEETSVAVQGFGNVGFHFARLAKATGYRVVAVSDSQGGIYSTSGLNIEDVYRFKQSDNKLASVYCDGSVCNMLDYKEITNEELLELDVDVLVLGALENQITQLNAHNIKVKTVLEIANGPVTPQADEILAKNGVTVIPDVLANSGGVIVSYFEWVQNRSGLYWEIEEVAEKLKKIMRKESNIIYDLALSHNCTLRTAAYIHGIARLAGAIDERGNQKYFNKN encoded by the coding sequence ATGTTTGAATTAGCAAAACAGCGATTAGAATCGGTTTTTAAATACATCGAAGTTGATGAAGAAGTCATGGATCGACTTTCGGTAGCAAAACGTTCGATTATGGCCAGTATTCCGGTAAGAATGGACGATGGTTCTTTAAAAATCTTTACGGGTTACCGTGTGCAATACGATGATACTCGTGGACCAACAAAGGGTGGTATTCGTTATCATCCGCGGGTTAACTTAGATGAAGTAACCTCTTTAAGTTTTTGGATGACGGTTAAATGTGCTGTTGCAGGGTTGCCTTTTGGCGGAGCTAAAGGCGGTGTAATGGTAAATCCTAAAGAGCTATCTAAATTAGAGCTTGAACGATTGTCGCGTGGTTATATTCGAGCATTTGCTGATGTTTTGGGTGAGTCTAGAGATATACCTGCACCCGACGTCTATACCAACAGCACCATTATGGGTTGGATGGCCGACGAATTCAGTATTATTTCTCGACGACAAGTACCCGCCATGATTACGGGTAAACCGATTCATTTGGGCGGTTCACAAGGCCGAGATTCTGCCACTGGGCAAGGTGCTTTACACGCATTAAATGAGTATGCTCGGCGTAAAGGCTGTAAACCAGAAGAGACCTCTGTAGCCGTTCAAGGCTTTGGAAACGTGGGTTTTCACTTTGCCCGATTAGCTAAGGCAACGGGTTATAGAGTGGTTGCGGTATCCGATTCGCAAGGTGGGATTTACAGTACTTCTGGGCTTAATATAGAAGATGTTTATCGTTTTAAGCAATCAGATAACAAACTGGCTTCTGTTTATTGCGATGGTTCAGTGTGTAATATGCTGGACTATAAAGAAATTACCAATGAAGAGTTACTTGAACTGGATGTGGATGTATTGGTGTTAGGTGCATTAGAAAACCAAATCACTCAATTAAACGCCCATAATATTAAAGTTAAAACGGTGTTGGAAATCGCCAATGGCCCAGTTACACCGCAAGCGGACGAAATTTTAGCTAAAAATGGTGTAACGGTTATTCCTGATGTTCTAGCCAATTCTGGTGGGGTTATTGTGAGTTATTTTGAGTGGGTTCAAAACCGCTCAGGTCTTTATTGGGAAATTGAAGAAGTGGCTGAAAAACTCAAAAAAATCATGCGTAAAGAATCCAATATTATTTATGATTTGGCCTTAAGTCATAATTGCACTTTAAGAACGGCGGCTTATATTCATGGTATTGCTCGTTTGGCGGGGGCGATTGATGAACGAGGTAATCAGAAATACTTTAATAAAAATTAA